The Elusimicrobiota bacterium genome includes a region encoding these proteins:
- a CDS encoding SUMF1/EgtB/PvdO family nonheme iron enzyme → MIRHPVALLLAVMLAGFSWFAVRRAQRLSGRDLAVLTGQMDSLASDWEAKQVPRGRRAVTVLLSDAQAASDPLLLAPAPKSGLVDTAGGWISRNLIGGDPAVDTPTELARAFAGSTALVGWTHEGFSTVSEEAMSREVEKAVIRAHDAGAQIDIVAQGPAAAPVLMALKRLEGIGVNKVVLVGMDLPSLKRLPSIADYDFTRLGDATELANIWVPREEFVRKTLMQVSGKGREGETIRVEEVWPDLAGRSAFAADFLPLLRRLLERGETLERSIAQQEQALRDAAQARRQEVEGRAGIEWVMIPGGQVAMGSDKGGAGPRHQAAIKTFQLAKTEVTFAQYGKCVRAKACSPAHVSDGSCNVWTGSRYRKGTLPASLQGDAQPVVCVDWDQAQAYAKWAGGRLPSEAEWEYAARSGGRDRDYPWGDEPATCERAVMGDGGNGCGRNASWPVCSKPRGNTSQGLCDMAGNVCEWTQDWFHDSYAGAPADGSAWESPAGSSRVDRGGSWRSLPESVRAAFRRDDFPDAPGEYLGLRPAKSAGR, encoded by the coding sequence GTGATCAGACACCCTGTCGCCCTCCTCCTGGCCGTGATGCTGGCGGGTTTTTCCTGGTTCGCCGTGCGGCGAGCCCAACGACTCTCAGGCCGCGACCTTGCAGTCCTGACCGGCCAGATGGACTCCCTGGCGTCTGATTGGGAGGCGAAGCAGGTCCCGCGGGGCCGCCGGGCCGTCACTGTCCTCTTGAGCGACGCTCAAGCCGCCTCCGACCCGCTGTTGCTGGCCCCCGCGCCGAAGAGCGGGCTTGTGGATACAGCGGGCGGCTGGATCAGCCGGAACCTCATCGGCGGCGACCCGGCCGTTGACACGCCCACCGAGCTCGCGCGGGCATTCGCGGGCTCGACTGCGCTCGTGGGCTGGACTCATGAGGGATTCTCAACGGTCAGCGAGGAGGCCATGTCCCGCGAGGTGGAGAAGGCCGTCATCCGGGCGCATGACGCGGGCGCGCAGATCGACATCGTGGCCCAGGGGCCGGCTGCCGCTCCGGTGCTCATGGCCTTGAAGCGTCTGGAGGGGATAGGGGTGAACAAGGTCGTGCTGGTGGGGATGGACCTGCCCAGCCTCAAGCGGCTGCCCTCGATCGCAGACTATGACTTCACGCGGCTGGGCGATGCGACGGAGCTTGCGAACATCTGGGTGCCGCGCGAGGAGTTCGTCAGGAAGACGCTGATGCAGGTCTCCGGCAAGGGCCGCGAGGGCGAAACGATCCGCGTCGAGGAGGTTTGGCCGGACTTGGCGGGGCGCAGCGCCTTCGCGGCGGATTTCCTCCCGTTGTTGCGGCGTCTGTTGGAGCGAGGCGAGACCCTGGAGCGGAGCATCGCGCAGCAGGAGCAGGCGCTGCGGGATGCGGCGCAGGCGCGCAGGCAGGAGGTGGAGGGACGGGCGGGCATCGAGTGGGTGATGATACCCGGCGGGCAGGTCGCGATGGGCTCCGACAAAGGCGGTGCGGGGCCTCGGCACCAAGCGGCGATAAAGACCTTCCAGCTGGCCAAGACCGAGGTGACATTCGCGCAGTACGGCAAGTGCGTGCGAGCCAAAGCGTGCTCGCCGGCGCATGTGTCTGACGGGTCGTGCAACGTGTGGACAGGATCGCGGTATCGGAAAGGGACTCTGCCCGCTTCGCTTCAGGGTGATGCCCAGCCGGTGGTCTGCGTGGACTGGGACCAGGCGCAAGCGTACGCCAAATGGGCGGGAGGGAGGCTGCCCAGCGAGGCTGAGTGGGAGTACGCGGCGCGCAGCGGGGGCCGGGACCGGGACTATCCGTGGGGCGATGAGCCCGCGACCTGCGAACGGGCGGTCATGGGCGATGGGGGCAACGGCTGCGGCCGGAACGCTTCGTGGCCCGTGTGTTCCAAGCCGAGAGGGAATACTTCGCAGGGCTTGTGCGACATGGCGGGCAATGTCTGCGAGTGGACGCAGGATTGGTTCCATGACTCCTACGCTGGCGCGCCGGCGGATGGGAGCGCATGGGAAAGCCCCGCGGGTTCCAGCCGGGTGGATCGCGGCGGCTCCTGGCGCAGCCTCCCCGAATCCGTCCGGGCCGCCTTCCGCCGCGACGACTTCCCGGATGCCCCCGGCGAATACCTGGG
- a CDS encoding DUF2891 domain-containing protein, with protein MIHLALCIAAIIAPAQAAELRLTRDDASRFAKLALACVGKEFPNKPDHVMKDAADVRGPKSQHPAFYGCYDWHSCVHGHWLLVHILKEYPDLPEAKDIRAALNENLTAENIKGELAYLEGPERKGFERTYGWAWLFKLEAELRYFDDQDAVRWFTVLKPLADALAVRYADFLPKQTYPIRTGVHPNTAFGLSFALDYALAAGDVKLAVLLVQRSQDYFLKDRDYPAAWEPSSEDFFSPALMEADLMRRALKPKEFPGWFHEFLPKLPDNLLTPATVTDRSDPRLVHLDGLNLSRAWTMRSIAAALPKKDPARKVLAEAAARHAKDALANVASGHYEGEHWLATFAVYMLSTPQP; from the coding sequence ATGATTCATCTCGCCCTCTGCATTGCCGCCATCATAGCCCCGGCCCAAGCCGCTGAACTCAGGCTCACCCGCGACGACGCCTCGCGCTTCGCCAAGCTGGCTTTGGCCTGCGTGGGCAAGGAATTCCCCAACAAGCCCGACCACGTCATGAAGGACGCCGCCGACGTCCGCGGCCCCAAGTCACAGCACCCCGCCTTCTACGGCTGCTACGACTGGCACTCCTGCGTGCACGGCCATTGGCTGCTCGTGCACATCTTGAAAGAGTACCCGGACCTGCCCGAGGCCAAGGACATCCGCGCCGCTTTGAACGAGAACCTCACCGCGGAGAACATCAAGGGCGAGCTCGCCTATCTCGAAGGCCCGGAGCGCAAGGGCTTCGAGCGCACCTACGGCTGGGCCTGGCTGTTCAAGCTGGAGGCCGAACTGCGCTATTTCGACGACCAGGACGCGGTGCGCTGGTTCACCGTTCTCAAGCCTCTGGCCGACGCGTTGGCCGTCCGTTACGCGGACTTCCTGCCCAAGCAGACCTATCCCATCCGCACGGGCGTGCATCCCAACACCGCTTTCGGCCTGTCCTTTGCTTTGGACTATGCTTTGGCGGCGGGCGACGTGAAGCTCGCGGTGCTCCTGGTCCAGCGCAGCCAGGATTACTTCCTCAAGGACCGCGACTACCCCGCGGCCTGGGAGCCCAGCAGCGAGGATTTCTTCTCGCCGGCCCTGATGGAGGCGGACCTCATGCGCCGCGCCTTGAAGCCCAAGGAATTCCCGGGCTGGTTCCATGAGTTCCTGCCCAAGCTCCCCGACAACCTCCTGACCCCGGCGACCGTGACCGACCGCTCCGACCCCAGGCTCGTGCACCTTGACGGCCTCAACCTCAGCCGCGCCTGGACCATGCGCTCCATCGCCGCGGCCTTGCCCAAGAAGGATCCGGCCCGCAAGGTCCTGGCCGAGGCCGCGGCGCGCCACGCCAAGGACGCTTTGGCCAACGTGGCCAGTGGTCACTATGAAGGGGAGCACTGGCTGGCCACTTTCGCCGTCTACATGCTCTCCACGCCCCAGCCCTGA
- a CDS encoding ComEC/Rec2 family competence protein: MPLSYLRRPLFLCLLAYVCLLALLHHRGFFRIPAPDLLERYHRLEEAKVLGRVVSPLKEDFRGQKVFIRADSLDNRPLPCKLLAYLPKGSDWSRLRPGMTIELTGRLRLPRMPRNPGEFDEEAFLEDRGASCIMSADTLQVLGQPPWNWLPKAWAEGARQSWEGFFRRTLPEDEARIFSGLTMGFKGPLRRDWNRTIQDAGATHLIVPSGAKVAFVMLSVAFLATLLRLPPWPRLALAVIVGGFYTLMVGAEAPYTRAFWGGTAIGIFLMSGRDSGAFQATVWAALLTLLWEPRELFNTGFQMTYAAVLGLITAMPGLQRVVKKLPRWLGRLACVACISVIVQIMLWPQFANTFGRGSVVGVMANMVLVPASGLLMAAGFSAWMIGQWVASGPVLSFLARLFMATCRAFASLPCAAVDLSPMSIPAVLIYYLLAAALLLVPRWKASAAAAAAGLLIWAGTAAAGRLTAPELSVLFLRLPPGHPALVSFADGRRWLVDPGTKTAAVAKTLRSRGVARLDRLILSADWPPRARQRLRRRLSWREAVRVPAPWRLCEQEVCFEFGGPQGPRVLRGAAQYSIIPERLKSGAVEVSTDGRHAEVLSPCLPERPSSSAPWWSSTTRPSPRPGA, translated from the coding sequence GTGCCCCTCTCATACCTGCGCCGGCCCCTGTTCCTGTGCCTGCTCGCATACGTCTGCCTGCTGGCGCTCCTTCATCATCGGGGCTTCTTCAGGATCCCTGCGCCCGACCTGCTGGAGCGCTACCACCGGCTCGAAGAGGCCAAGGTCCTGGGCCGGGTCGTTTCCCCCCTGAAGGAGGACTTCCGCGGACAAAAGGTCTTCATCAGAGCCGATTCCCTGGACAACCGCCCCCTCCCCTGCAAGCTCCTGGCCTACCTGCCGAAGGGCTCGGACTGGAGCCGCCTTCGGCCCGGCATGACGATCGAGCTGACCGGCCGCCTGCGCCTGCCCCGCATGCCCCGAAACCCAGGCGAATTCGATGAAGAAGCATTCCTGGAGGACCGCGGAGCCTCCTGCATCATGAGCGCCGATACCCTGCAAGTCCTTGGCCAGCCCCCTTGGAACTGGCTGCCCAAAGCCTGGGCCGAAGGCGCCCGCCAGTCCTGGGAAGGCTTCTTCAGGAGAACTCTCCCGGAAGACGAAGCCCGCATTTTCTCAGGCCTGACCATGGGCTTCAAAGGTCCCCTGCGGAGGGACTGGAACCGGACCATCCAGGACGCCGGAGCCACGCACCTCATCGTGCCGTCCGGAGCCAAGGTGGCCTTTGTCATGCTCTCTGTGGCCTTTTTGGCCACACTACTCAGACTGCCGCCATGGCCCCGCCTGGCGCTGGCCGTCATCGTCGGAGGATTCTACACCTTGATGGTGGGAGCCGAGGCGCCGTATACCCGGGCTTTTTGGGGAGGAACCGCCATCGGGATATTCCTGATGTCAGGCCGCGACTCTGGGGCCTTCCAGGCCACAGTGTGGGCCGCTCTCCTAACCTTGCTCTGGGAGCCCCGGGAGCTTTTCAATACCGGCTTCCAGATGACCTATGCCGCGGTCCTGGGCCTTATAACCGCCATGCCGGGGCTCCAAAGGGTGGTCAAAAAGCTGCCCCGCTGGCTTGGGCGCCTGGCCTGCGTAGCATGCATCAGCGTCATCGTCCAGATCATGCTCTGGCCCCAATTCGCCAACACCTTCGGCCGGGGCTCGGTCGTGGGGGTCATGGCGAACATGGTCCTGGTCCCGGCCTCCGGCCTGCTCATGGCCGCCGGTTTCAGCGCTTGGATGATCGGCCAATGGGTGGCATCAGGCCCCGTGTTGAGCTTCTTGGCCAGGCTCTTCATGGCGACCTGCCGCGCCTTCGCCTCCTTGCCTTGCGCCGCCGTAGACCTTTCCCCCATGAGCATCCCGGCGGTCCTCATCTATTATCTCTTGGCTGCGGCGCTGCTCCTCGTCCCCCGCTGGAAAGCCTCGGCCGCCGCTGCCGCGGCGGGCCTTCTGATATGGGCCGGGACCGCGGCGGCCGGACGCTTGACCGCTCCGGAGCTGAGCGTGCTGTTCCTGCGCCTGCCGCCTGGCCATCCGGCGCTGGTCAGCTTCGCGGACGGCCGCCGCTGGCTGGTGGACCCCGGGACCAAGACCGCCGCGGTCGCCAAGACCCTGCGCAGCCGCGGCGTGGCCAGACTCGACCGCCTGATCCTGAGCGCGGACTGGCCGCCGCGGGCCCGGCAACGCCTGCGGCGGCGCCTGTCCTGGCGCGAAGCCGTCCGGGTCCCCGCGCCCTGGCGGCTCTGCGAGCAAGAGGTCTGCTTCGAGTTCGGAGGACCGCAGGGGCCCCGCGTCCTGAGGGGCGCGGCTCAATATAGTATAATCCCCGAACGTCTCAAGTCCGGCGCCGTCGAGGTCTCCACCGACGGGCGCCATGCCGAG